In one window of Brenneria goodwinii DNA:
- the yeiB gene encoding DUF418 domain-containing protein YeiB, producing the protein MPANPTSSPRIATLDFARGVAVLGILLLNITAFGLPKAAYLNPAWQGQPSPTDVWTWAIMDLTVQAKFLTLFSLLFGAGLQLLLARGTYWIHARLFWLMVIGLAHAIFFWDGDILLDYGLIGLVCCGMIRHAAGSQALLRSGALMYLLGICVLLVLSQLLSLQPGRFWQPSAANIAYEVYWQTLGGPEAWRNRVDLLIDSLLSLGVQYGWLLAGSMLFGAGLMRSGWLKGEFSLTHYRKLALWIIPLALFINGVGVAAQWLVHWEYRWSGLLLQIPRELSAPLQAIGYLALCYGFWPTLCQWRITYWITDIGRMALTNYLLQTLVCTTLFNHLGLFMRLDRLQLVAIVPVIWAINLFFSHYWLKHFRQGPIEWLWRKLTTAVAKSAP; encoded by the coding sequence ATGCCTGCTAACCCCACTTCGTCACCACGTATCGCGACGCTGGATTTTGCGCGCGGCGTCGCCGTACTCGGTATTTTATTACTCAATATCACCGCATTCGGTTTACCGAAAGCCGCCTACCTCAATCCGGCCTGGCAGGGGCAGCCATCGCCGACGGATGTCTGGACCTGGGCCATTATGGATCTTACGGTGCAGGCAAAATTTCTGACGCTGTTTTCTCTGCTTTTCGGTGCGGGGCTTCAGCTTTTGCTGGCAAGAGGAACCTATTGGATCCACGCCCGGCTTTTCTGGCTGATGGTGATAGGGTTGGCCCATGCCATTTTCTTTTGGGATGGCGACATTCTGCTGGATTACGGCCTGATTGGGCTGGTGTGTTGCGGCATGATTCGTCATGCGGCGGGAAGTCAGGCTCTGCTGCGAAGCGGCGCGCTTATGTATCTGCTCGGGATCTGCGTTCTGCTGGTGTTAAGCCAGTTACTCAGCCTGCAGCCGGGACGATTCTGGCAACCGAGCGCTGCTAATATAGCCTACGAGGTTTACTGGCAGACGTTGGGGGGACCGGAAGCGTGGCGTAACCGGGTGGATTTGCTGATCGACAGTTTACTGTCGCTGGGCGTTCAGTACGGTTGGTTACTGGCCGGCTCGATGCTGTTTGGCGCAGGGCTGATGCGCAGCGGTTGGCTAAAAGGCGAATTCAGTCTGACGCATTATCGCAAACTTGCCTTATGGATCATTCCACTGGCGTTATTTATCAATGGCGTTGGCGTGGCGGCGCAATGGCTGGTTCACTGGGAATATCGCTGGAGCGGCCTGTTATTGCAGATCCCTCGCGAGCTGAGCGCGCCTTTACAGGCGATAGGCTATCTGGCGCTGTGTTATGGTTTTTGGCCAACGCTGTGCCAATGGCGTATTACCTACTGGATTACGGACATTGGCCGTATGGCGCTGACAAACTATCTACTGCAAACTTTGGTATGCACCACGCTGTTTAACCACCTCGGGCTGTTTATGCGGCTTGACCGCCTGCAACTGGTGGCTATCGTTCCCGTCATCTGGGCAATAAATTTGTTCTTTTCCCACTACTGGCTGAAACATTTTCGCCAAGGCCCGATTGAATGGCTGTGGCGCAAGTTAACCACGGCGGTGGCGAAGAGCGCGCCATAA
- the folE gene encoding GTP cyclohydrolase I FolE, producing MSSLSKEAVMVHEALMARGLETPLRGELLDRETRKQRITEHMTEIMNLLSLDLEDDSLAETPHRIAKMYVDEIFSGLDYANFPKITIIENKMKVDEMVTVRDITLTSTCEHHFVTIDGKATVAYIPKDGVIGLSKINRIVQFFSQRPQVQERLTQQILIALQTLLGTNNVAVSIDAVHYCVKARGIRDATSATTTTSLGGLFKSSQNTRQEFLRAVRHHN from the coding sequence ATGTCATCCTTAAGTAAAGAAGCCGTCATGGTTCATGAAGCGTTGATGGCGCGAGGTCTTGAAACGCCGCTGCGTGGAGAATTGTTAGACCGGGAAACGCGTAAACAGCGGATTACCGAGCATATGACGGAGATCATGAATCTGCTGAGTCTTGATTTGGAAGATGACAGTCTGGCGGAAACACCGCATCGCATTGCGAAAATGTATGTTGATGAAATATTCTCCGGCTTGGATTATGCCAATTTCCCTAAAATCACCATCATTGAGAATAAGATGAAGGTGGATGAAATGGTCACTGTCCGGGACATCACCTTAACCAGCACCTGCGAACATCATTTTGTCACGATTGATGGCAAGGCGACCGTTGCCTATATCCCGAAAGACGGCGTTATCGGGTTATCAAAGATCAACCGGATCGTGCAGTTCTTTTCTCAGCGTCCGCAGGTTCAGGAGCGGTTAACGCAGCAAATCCTGATTGCCTTGCAAACGCTGCTGGGCACCAACAATGTCGCCGTATCGATTGATGCCGTGCATTATTGCGTTAAAGCGCGCGGTATTCGCGATGCAACCAGCGCGACCACCACAACGTCACTGGGCGGACTATTTAAATCCAGTCAGAATACCCGTCAGGAATTTTTGCGCGCGGTACGCCATCACAACTGA
- a CDS encoding S-(hydroxymethyl)glutathione dehydrogenase/class III alcohol dehydrogenase, which translates to MQTIKTRAAVAWGPGQPLSIEEVDLMPPQKGEVLVRIVASGVCHTDAYTLSGKDPEGVFPAILGHEGGGIVEAIGEGVTSVAVGDHVIPLYTPECGECKFCRSGKTNLCQAIRTTQGKGLMPDGTTRFSKDGQPIFHYMGTSTFAEHTVVPEISLAKISKDAPLEEVCLLGCGVTTGMGAVINTAKVKPGDSVAIFGLGGIGLSAIIGAQMAGAGRIIGIDINTSKFDLARKLGATDLINPKDYDKPIQDVIVELTDGGVDFSFECIGNVNVMRSALECCHKGWGESVIIGVAGAGEEISTRPFQLVTGRVWRGSAFGGVKGRSQLPGIVQRYMDGEFPLSDFITHTMGLEEINSAFDLMHEGKSIRSVIHFS; encoded by the coding sequence ATGCAAACAATAAAAACTCGCGCCGCCGTCGCCTGGGGCCCAGGCCAACCGCTTTCCATTGAAGAAGTGGATCTGATGCCGCCTCAGAAAGGCGAAGTTCTGGTACGCATTGTCGCCAGCGGCGTTTGTCATACCGATGCCTATACGCTGTCAGGCAAAGATCCCGAAGGCGTTTTCCCGGCCATTCTCGGCCATGAAGGCGGCGGTATTGTGGAAGCCATCGGCGAGGGCGTGACCAGCGTCGCCGTTGGCGATCACGTTATTCCGTTGTACACCCCCGAATGCGGCGAATGTAAATTCTGCCGTTCCGGCAAAACCAATCTGTGTCAGGCCATCCGCACCACACAGGGTAAAGGTTTAATGCCCGACGGCACCACCCGCTTCTCTAAAGACGGTCAGCCGATTTTTCATTATATGGGCACCTCTACGTTTGCCGAGCACACCGTCGTACCTGAAATCTCGCTGGCTAAAATCAGCAAAGATGCGCCGCTTGAAGAGGTTTGCCTGCTTGGCTGCGGCGTAACCACCGGGATGGGGGCGGTGATCAATACCGCCAAAGTAAAACCCGGCGACAGCGTTGCCATTTTCGGCCTCGGCGGCATCGGGCTATCGGCGATTATCGGCGCGCAGATGGCCGGCGCCGGGCGGATTATCGGTATTGATATCAATACCAGCAAATTCGATCTGGCGCGCAAGCTGGGCGCCACCGATCTGATTAATCCCAAAGATTACGATAAACCGATTCAGGACGTCATTGTCGAACTGACCGACGGCGGCGTTGATTTCTCCTTTGAGTGTATCGGCAACGTCAACGTGATGCGTTCGGCGCTGGAGTGCTGCCACAAGGGCTGGGGCGAGTCGGTAATTATCGGCGTGGCCGGCGCGGGGGAAGAAATCTCCACCCGCCCCTTCCAACTGGTAACCGGCCGGGTGTGGCGTGGTTCCGCATTCGGCGGGGTAAAAGGCCGCAGCCAGTTGCCGGGTATCGTACAGCGTTATATGGATGGCGAATTCCCGCTCAGCGACTTTATTACTCACACCATGGGGCTGGAAGAGATCAATAGCGCATTCGATTTAATGCATGAAGGTAAATCGATCCGTTCTGTTATCCATTTCAGCTAA
- the fghA gene encoding S-formylglutathione hydrolase — protein MNSSLELLEEHRLFGGWQRRYRHASDTLNCSMTFSIYIPPTPDDTPSPVLYWLSGLTCNDENFTAKAGAQRAAAELGLVLVMPDTSPRGENVADDAGYDLGQGAGFYINATQQPWAAHYQMYDYVRDELPALIQQHFNVNRRQSISGHSMGGHGALMLALRNPDRYLSASAFAPIVNPCQVPWGRKAFSAYLGEDETQWRQYDSCHLLANSRSKLPLLIDQGDGDQFLPDQLQPAKLAELAQQHDWPFTLRTQPGYDHSYFFIASFIEDHLRFHARYLHQK, from the coding sequence ATGAACTCATCACTGGAACTTCTGGAAGAGCACCGCCTATTCGGCGGTTGGCAACGGCGCTATCGCCATGCCTCTGATACGCTGAATTGCAGCATGACGTTCAGTATCTATATCCCGCCGACGCCGGATGATACGCCATCGCCGGTACTGTACTGGCTATCGGGGTTAACCTGTAATGATGAAAATTTCACCGCCAAGGCCGGCGCTCAACGCGCCGCCGCTGAACTTGGCCTGGTTCTAGTCATGCCGGATACCAGCCCGCGGGGGGAGAACGTCGCAGATGATGCCGGATACGATCTTGGTCAGGGCGCCGGATTTTACATTAACGCCACCCAGCAACCCTGGGCCGCTCACTATCAGATGTATGACTACGTCCGTGATGAACTGCCGGCATTGATTCAGCAGCATTTTAACGTTAACCGCCGCCAGTCCATCAGCGGACACTCCATGGGCGGACACGGTGCGTTGATGCTTGCGTTGCGCAACCCAGATCGCTACCTGTCCGCTTCCGCCTTTGCGCCTATCGTTAACCCTTGCCAGGTTCCCTGGGGACGCAAAGCGTTCAGTGCTTATCTGGGTGAGGATGAAACGCAGTGGCGTCAGTATGACAGTTGCCATTTGCTGGCCAACAGCCGCAGCAAACTTCCCCTCCTTATCGATCAGGGCGATGGCGATCAGTTTTTACCCGACCAATTACAACCGGCGAAACTGGCCGAACTGGCGCAGCAACACGACTGGCCGTTCACGCTGAGAACGCAACCCGGTTATGACCACAGTTACTTTTTCATCGCCAGCTTTATTGAGGATCACCTGCGCTTTCACGCCCGGTATTTGCATCAAAAATAG
- a CDS encoding KTSC domain-containing protein, with protein sequence MQRKRVSSSELFAVGYDAENSVLEVELLNGSIYQYTGVARMIYEELMSSTAKHRYYARYIKSSFPYEKLQ encoded by the coding sequence TTGCAAAGAAAACGGGTTTCATCATCAGAATTGTTTGCCGTCGGGTACGACGCGGAAAATAGCGTATTAGAAGTAGAACTGCTGAACGGCAGCATATATCAATATACCGGCGTGGCGCGGATGATTTATGAAGAGCTAATGTCGAGTACGGCCAAACACCGCTATTATGCTCGCTACATTAAAAGCTCATTTCCCTATGAGAAGTTACAGTAA
- a CDS encoding oxidoreductase: MSTTAIRVQVGPANYFSFPGAIDKLLEFYPPAVLNNALWIYGDRALKAARPYLPAEFDAPSARRVLFGAHCSEGEVAKLAALAGDSCQVVIGIGGGAVLDTAKVVAREVGVPLVAIPTIAATCAAWTPLSVWYTDEGQALRFEIFTDSNHLVLVEPRIILAAPVEYLLAGVGDTLAKWYEAMVLSPQPETLPLTVRLGLQTALDIRDVLLQKSASALDAAASGTLTRDFLDVVDAIIAGGGMVGGLGERYTRVAAAHSVHNGLTVLPQTEKFLHGTKVAYGILVQSALQGDLDTLRQLKAAFKILGLPTSLAELDVDINDRASIQAVAERTLQPSESIHYLPQTLSESVLLDAFNTVETAAG, from the coding sequence ATGAGTACAACGGCAATCCGCGTACAGGTCGGCCCGGCCAACTATTTTTCCTTCCCTGGCGCAATCGATAAACTGCTGGAGTTTTATCCGCCGGCGGTGCTGAACAACGCGCTATGGATTTACGGCGATCGGGCATTAAAGGCGGCAAGACCTTATCTTCCCGCTGAATTTGATGCGCCATCGGCACGGCGAGTCTTGTTTGGCGCGCACTGCAGCGAAGGCGAAGTGGCGAAGCTGGCGGCCCTGGCCGGGGATAGCTGTCAGGTGGTGATCGGTATCGGCGGCGGCGCGGTGCTGGATACGGCAAAAGTCGTGGCGCGTGAGGTGGGCGTGCCGCTGGTGGCGATCCCGACGATTGCGGCCACCTGTGCCGCCTGGACGCCGCTTTCCGTCTGGTACACCGATGAAGGTCAGGCGCTGCGTTTTGAAATTTTTACTGATTCCAATCACCTGGTGTTGGTGGAGCCGCGCATTATTTTAGCGGCGCCGGTGGAATATCTACTGGCCGGGGTGGGGGACACGTTGGCGAAATGGTATGAAGCGATGGTGTTAAGCCCTCAGCCTGAAACCTTGCCGTTGACGGTACGGCTTGGGCTGCAAACCGCCTTGGATATTCGTGACGTGTTATTGCAAAAAAGCGCTTCCGCGTTGGACGCCGCGGCCAGCGGTACGCTGACGCGGGACTTTCTCGATGTCGTCGATGCCATTATTGCCGGCGGCGGCATGGTTGGCGGGCTGGGAGAGCGCTATACGCGGGTTGCCGCTGCGCATTCGGTACATAATGGGTTAACGGTTTTGCCACAGACAGAGAAATTCCTGCATGGAACCAAGGTGGCGTACGGCATTCTGGTGCAAAGCGCGCTGCAAGGGGATCTCGACACGTTACGGCAGTTGAAGGCCGCATTCAAGATCTTGGGATTGCCGACGTCGCTGGCTGAACTGGATGTTGATATTAACGATCGCGCGTCTATTCAGGCGGTGGCGGAGAGAACGTTGCAACCCAGTGAATCTATTCACTATCTACCGCAAACGTTGAGTGAATCGGTGCTGCTGGATGCGTTTAACACGGTGGAGACGGCGGCGGGATAA
- a CDS encoding sugar ABC transporter ATP-binding protein, whose translation MTSTTQRTRLEMRNISISFSGFHALKQVDFTLEGGSVHALTGANGAGKSTLMTILSGAYRHYSGDIVIDGSRVDIHSPRAAKQHGIHLVQQEVDVALVPTLSVAENIMLDTLAQTGHLLNWPQVYRQAQALLDQLGIHLNVRQRLDRCSLAEKQQILLARALSHECRFLILDEPTAPLDQAESARLFQVVRRLQAAGIGIVFISHRIHEVSEICDTLTVLRDGEFVSSGPMQGLSGEQIVERMLGHRLDDIFPPRRHASLQDPLLRVKGLHDETLLRDISLTLRKGEILGIAGLAGAGKTELCKALFGATPSQIEQGEYNGASWRPHSPYRSVEQGIALVPEERRKEGIFIEESVAMNLSVSASDSFSRWGVFSHRQAQSWAKQIITRLAIRTTGPMQKLARLSGGNQQKVAIGKWLRGEAQVLIFDEPTKGVDIKAKQDLFSLIDGLARQGKGIIYASGEFSELVGLCDRICVLWDGRIVAELDAATIDEETLLLYSTGGTPA comes from the coding sequence ATGACTTCCACCACCCAACGAACACGGCTGGAAATGCGCAACATTTCCATCTCTTTTTCTGGCTTTCATGCACTGAAGCAGGTTGATTTCACGCTAGAGGGTGGCTCTGTACATGCATTAACCGGCGCCAACGGCGCGGGCAAATCAACGCTGATGACTATTCTGTCCGGCGCCTACCGTCATTACAGCGGCGACATCGTTATTGATGGTTCGCGGGTTGACATTCACTCCCCGCGCGCGGCCAAACAGCATGGCATCCATCTGGTACAGCAGGAGGTGGACGTCGCCCTGGTGCCGACGTTGTCCGTCGCGGAGAATATTATGCTGGATACGCTGGCCCAGACCGGGCATCTCCTCAACTGGCCGCAGGTTTATCGCCAGGCGCAGGCGTTGCTCGATCAGCTCGGTATCCACCTGAATGTTCGACAACGGCTGGATCGCTGCTCACTGGCGGAAAAACAACAGATTCTGTTAGCCAGAGCGCTGTCTCATGAGTGTCGTTTTTTAATTCTGGATGAGCCGACCGCCCCGCTCGATCAGGCGGAAAGCGCACGATTATTCCAGGTGGTCCGGCGCTTACAGGCCGCCGGTATCGGCATCGTTTTCATTTCTCACCGTATCCATGAAGTGAGTGAAATCTGCGATACGCTGACGGTGTTGCGTGACGGCGAGTTCGTCAGCAGCGGTCCGATGCAGGGACTCAGCGGCGAACAAATTGTCGAGAGGATGCTGGGACACCGGCTGGATGATATTTTCCCGCCTCGTCGTCACGCATCGTTACAGGATCCGTTACTGCGGGTTAAAGGACTGCACGACGAAACCCTGTTGCGGGATATCTCACTGACGTTGCGTAAAGGCGAAATTCTCGGGATCGCCGGACTGGCGGGCGCGGGCAAAACCGAACTGTGTAAAGCGTTGTTCGGCGCAACGCCTAGTCAGATTGAACAAGGCGAATATAACGGCGCCTCATGGCGTCCTCATTCGCCCTATCGGTCTGTCGAACAAGGCATCGCATTAGTGCCCGAAGAGCGCCGCAAAGAGGGCATCTTTATTGAAGAATCCGTCGCGATGAATCTTAGCGTCAGCGCCAGCGACAGTTTTTCCCGTTGGGGGGTATTCAGCCACCGGCAGGCGCAGTCCTGGGCCAAACAGATCATTACGCGATTAGCGATCCGCACCACCGGGCCGATGCAAAAACTGGCGCGGCTCTCCGGCGGCAATCAGCAAAAAGTGGCGATTGGCAAATGGCTGCGCGGCGAGGCGCAGGTGCTGATCTTTGACGAACCCACCAAAGGCGTCGACATCAAAGCGAAACAGGATCTGTTCTCGCTGATTGACGGTCTGGCCCGACAGGGTAAAGGCATCATTTACGCCTCGGGCGAGTTTTCCGAACTCGTCGGGCTGTGCGATCGCATCTGTGTACTGTGGGATGGACGTATCGTCGCCGAACTGGATGCAGCAACCATTGATGAAGAAACACTATTATTGTATTCAACTGGAGGAACTCCCGCGTGA
- a CDS encoding ABC transporter permease translates to MLITVVALVALFGLASDNFLDPYNIINILRSIAIVTVIAIGVSISLSVGGFDLSVGSTASLANALVISLFVWHGFDTTAAIVLTLLLCTLVGLFNAFLIVVLKIPDMLATLASLFVIQGVAMTYSYGGSITQNMVLPSGEMAEGVIPEFFATLGQVPVIVVIMLVVTLVVQLYLSLTKHGRRMYAIGGNPEAARLAGIRTARYRVQAYILSSLLAALGGILLASRIGSSQVNAGGGYLMDAVAAAYIGFSLAGSGKPNALGTLVGAVILGVLQNGLVMLSVPYYAMDIIKGLVLALALAMTYIQKR, encoded by the coding sequence ATGCTGATCACCGTCGTCGCGCTGGTCGCGCTCTTCGGTCTGGCATCGGACAATTTTCTCGATCCTTATAACATCATCAATATCCTGCGTTCGATTGCCATCGTGACCGTGATTGCGATCGGGGTGTCCATCTCCCTGTCGGTAGGCGGTTTCGATCTTTCCGTCGGCTCGACCGCCTCGCTGGCCAATGCGCTGGTGATTTCCCTGTTTGTCTGGCATGGTTTTGACACCACAGCAGCCATCGTACTGACCCTGCTGCTGTGTACGCTGGTGGGGCTGTTTAACGCCTTCCTTATCGTGGTGCTGAAAATCCCCGATATGTTGGCGACGCTCGCCAGCCTGTTTGTCATTCAGGGCGTCGCCATGACCTACAGCTACGGCGGCTCCATCACGCAGAATATGGTGCTGCCGAGCGGTGAAATGGCCGAGGGCGTCATTCCGGAATTCTTCGCCACGTTGGGACAGGTGCCGGTCATCGTCGTCATCATGCTGGTCGTGACGTTGGTGGTTCAACTCTATCTGTCGCTGACCAAACATGGCCGCCGCATGTACGCCATCGGCGGCAATCCTGAGGCGGCGCGCCTGGCCGGGATCAGAACGGCGCGCTATCGGGTTCAGGCCTATATTCTGTCTTCGCTGCTGGCGGCGCTAGGGGGGATTCTGCTGGCTTCCCGCATTGGCTCTTCACAGGTCAATGCCGGCGGCGGGTATTTAATGGATGCCGTAGCCGCCGCCTATATTGGTTTCTCGCTGGCGGGTTCCGGCAAGCCGAACGCGTTGGGCACGCTGGTCGGCGCGGTTATTCTCGGCGTACTGCAAAACGGGTTGGTCATGCTGTCCGTTCCATACTACGCCATGGATATCATAAAAGGTCTGGTGCTGGCGCTGGCCCTCGCCATGACCTACATTCAGAAACGCTGA
- a CDS encoding ligand-gated channel protein, with product MSISIRKSVALALAATASTSVFGATQQDVMVVTASGYEQKIEDSAASISVISREQLETKAYRDVTDALKDVPGVVVTGGASSSDISIRGMSSKYTLILVDGKRVDTRGTRPNSDNSGIEQGWLPPIAAIERIEVVRGPMSSLYGSDAMGGVINVITRKTHSEWTTSVRGDATIQEDRDSGDIYQSSIYAAGPLIDGLLGVQINGLLSHRSEDKIVNGYNEQRMRNGGVTFTLTPDEKNTLDFDLSHSVQDRNVTPGKSIETSDTESDVRYERNNYAITHSGIYDFGMTTSYIQREENRNPHREMKLDNTIFNTQTSFYLGDHTLSLGGQYRYESLNDKGNQLSTAQDLEKLTRKSWALFAEDEWQMTNDFALTTGLRMDSDENYGSHWTPRAYGVWHLTEQWTLKGGVSAGYRSPDLRHTVKNWGQATGGRAGNAIILGNPDLKPEKSLSQEVGIIWDNREGVNFGLTLFNTDYKDKITEARICDTGSCPYDGHNYRFISNRVNVDKATMRGVESTFNWDITDDLSLASSYTYTHSEQKSGEFKGKPLNQMPKHMFNSTLNWKTTEDLGAWARVNYRGKTSEYLGRTSMSSPTPSYTFVDLGATYQVTKDVQLLGGVYNVLDKRVDYETYETVLDGRRYNVGVNVTF from the coding sequence ATGTCAATCAGTATAAGAAAATCAGTAGCGCTGGCTCTGGCGGCAACCGCTTCTACATCCGTGTTCGGCGCCACACAGCAGGATGTGATGGTGGTAACGGCTTCAGGCTATGAACAAAAAATAGAGGATTCCGCTGCTTCTATTTCCGTTATTTCTCGCGAACAGTTGGAAACCAAGGCCTACCGTGATGTTACCGACGCGCTGAAAGATGTACCCGGCGTTGTTGTAACCGGTGGCGCTAGCAGCAGCGACATCAGTATTCGCGGTATGTCGTCTAAATACACCCTGATTCTTGTGGATGGGAAACGGGTTGATACGCGGGGTACGCGTCCGAACAGCGATAACTCCGGGATTGAACAAGGGTGGCTGCCGCCGATTGCCGCCATTGAGCGGATCGAGGTTGTGCGCGGCCCGATGTCTTCGCTGTATGGTTCTGATGCGATGGGCGGGGTCATCAACGTTATTACCCGTAAAACGCACAGTGAATGGACGACGTCGGTGCGGGGGGATGCGACGATTCAGGAAGATCGCGATTCAGGCGATATATATCAATCGAGTATCTATGCCGCAGGTCCGCTGATTGACGGTCTTTTGGGCGTTCAGATTAATGGTCTGCTTTCGCATCGCAGTGAAGATAAAATCGTTAACGGCTATAACGAGCAGCGCATGCGTAATGGCGGCGTGACATTCACGCTAACGCCCGACGAAAAAAATACGCTGGACTTTGATTTATCCCATTCGGTACAGGACAGAAATGTCACGCCGGGTAAATCGATTGAAACCTCGGACACCGAGTCCGACGTTCGCTATGAGCGTAATAATTATGCGATTACCCACAGCGGAATCTACGATTTCGGCATGACAACCAGCTATATCCAGCGTGAGGAAAACCGTAATCCACATCGTGAAATGAAGCTGGATAATACCATTTTCAATACCCAGACATCCTTTTATCTTGGCGACCATACCTTGAGTTTGGGCGGACAGTATCGCTATGAGTCTTTAAACGATAAGGGAAATCAGCTATCGACGGCGCAGGATCTGGAAAAACTGACGCGTAAGAGCTGGGCGCTGTTTGCCGAAGACGAATGGCAGATGACCAACGATTTTGCGCTGACCACCGGTCTGCGCATGGATAGCGATGAAAACTATGGTTCGCATTGGACGCCCAGAGCCTATGGCGTATGGCACTTAACGGAACAGTGGACGTTGAAGGGCGGCGTCTCTGCGGGATACCGATCGCCCGATTTGCGTCATACGGTTAAAAACTGGGGACAGGCAACCGGGGGCCGGGCGGGTAATGCGATCATTCTGGGAAATCCGGACCTTAAGCCGGAAAAAAGTCTGAGCCAGGAAGTCGGCATTATCTGGGATAACCGAGAAGGGGTGAATTTCGGCCTAACGCTGTTTAATACGGATTACAAAGACAAAATCACCGAGGCTCGGATATGTGATACCGGCTCCTGTCCGTATGACGGTCATAATTACCGCTTCATCAGTAATCGGGTCAATGTTGATAAAGCGACCATGCGCGGGGTCGAATCGACTTTCAACTGGGATATCACCGACGATTTATCGTTAGCTTCCAGCTATACCTATACCCATTCGGAACAGAAGAGCGGCGAGTTTAAAGGCAAGCCGTTAAACCAGATGCCGAAGCATATGTTCAATAGCACATTGAACTGGAAAACCACCGAGGATCTGGGCGCCTGGGCGCGGGTGAATTATCGCGGGAAGACTTCTGAATATTTAGGCCGCACCAGTATGTCTTCCCCTACGCCGTCCTATACGTTTGTCGATCTTGGGGCGACGTACCAGGTCACCAAAGACGTGCAGTTATTGGGCGGCGTCTATAATGTGCTCGATAAACGCGTTGATTATGAAACCTATGAAACGGTTCTGGACGGACGCCGTTATAACGTGGGTGTGAATGTTACCTTCTGA